TAGTGTCTGCACCGAGAAATAGAAGTTTTATATTTGTgttctattttaaataatatcttaGGAGAGGAAGATAGCACTATATCATGATGTAATGAGAGAAGGCTGCAAAGAGGATATGAGTCTTGCTGTGTgcttcaaagagtgataatttatgtgggtccAAGTTTGGCTACACAGACCATTTGAATATataaactgtttcattttttttaatactttagcAACTCTGGATGTATAATATTATATTGCTACATTAAATCAATGTATTGTTAAATTTTGGAAAGctaaaatttattcttattttctgtcttgtttTACAGCATTGTTATGAAGGATACATCTgcaagaaggggagggaggataaATTTATCTGGTAAAGAGATGTTGGctaatcaaaatataaatttaaattaaaaaatgaataaaaaacattataGACATTATTGAAGTCagtagaattaaaaagaaagagaataatcaaaagtgAAGATATGGGAAATAaatctattaaacatttattaagcaactactattcTCCAGTCATTGTCCTAAgtactatatattttaaaatggtaaaAACTAATCCTTGTGTTCAAAGACCCTCCCTCCCataaagcaatatatatatatatgtatgtgtatatatgataaATAGGATATAATTAACAAAGAAAATCAACTGGAATTAAGAAACCTGAGAGGTAGTCAGTGAATAGAAGGTAGAACATCGAGAGGTAATAGCCTTAGCCAAGTGATGAGGTGTCTGGTTTGTGGAATGTCCAGGAAGCTGTTGTTACTGGATCAAAAAATCAATGATGGGAAGCAACAAATAAGgagactagaaaaataaaagaggactTGActaggaagggctttgaatgctaaaACAGATCATTTAATAGCAGTTAGAAATGTGAGGTTGGAAGTCAAAAAGGGGAATGAAGCATGAAACATAGATTTGATAATCCATTGAAGCAACTGAAATCCCTAAGTGCCATATgattgagggagaagagaagatggaccAGCACAGAACCCTAAGAGATACCTACATTTAGAAGGCATGATAAAGAGGAGGGTCCAGTGAAGGTAACAAAGAAGGAGTAGTCAGAaaagtaggaggaaaaccaggagtgCGTGGTATTCTAAAAATCTCAGGAGAAGAAAGAAGTGATGAAAAGTTTCAAAGGATGCagaaaagttagtggaaataaggACTGAGGAAAATTTCATTGGATTTGTTAATTGAGAGATCTAAAGTAACTTGGAGGAGCGTGATTTCAATGGAAGGATGAAGAGAAACCAAATTTTAGGGAATTCAATAGGTCTCTTGAAAATGACCTTAGTGTATACAGAATACAATTGGATGAGCAgcaatgatatatatatttcacatacaAAGGGAttccaataattttattttgggggaatATACAGGATGAGGCAAAATCCTGGTGGGATTATTTTTAGCCTAGGAATCTGGAAGCTCATCTAGTTTCAACTTTCACATTTTAGAGTTTTAGTTTGTGAAGTAATAAAGTCAAATGTGGAACAGTATACTGTCATTCTTATCAATGTAGTGATTTTTTAACagtctatttttttcattattgttctCTTTAATAAATTGGCATAAGGTATGACACTTTAGGAAAGGGAAAGACAAGAAATTTATCTAAGAAATTAATGATTAAAATtgttaaaatatatagataataagGAAGGAGATATAAAAGGAATGATCTAAATAGACATGCATATGTAAGAAATCAAGAATAACAATATTATCAGATgtgataaaaagaaatgaaggaaatattaCAAACAATTAGAACTTTGATGTTCATCTTGGATCTATAGAaatattctcttctttaaaaCTCATACTTACTTTCATATTTCCATAAATATCAAACCAGACTTTAAAAATCTCCTTTTGTAATGAAGgaagtagttttaaaatttttgattcaGTAATATGATTCCTTTATAGAAAAGAGCCTTTTTGTTTAGATACTTAACTTTgatgttatttatatatactttatacaaAGGTATATTATCTTAGATATTCAATATTGGGAATGATGATAGAGATTAACTAGATTACCCTTCTTTTATGGAGATGATCTTTCCTAGTACCCTGATATCTTTACCTTCAGCTGCAATCTTTTTTTGTAGCTGTATGAAATGAAAAGTATAGACTAAAGCCAGTAGCTGCTGCAGCTGGTGTTCAATTCATGAATGCTTCTTTGTAGTAAAATAGTTGaaataagacaaaaatggaaGCAGTTTTCTTTAAAGCAGTTTAGTTTCTAAGGATGAAATGGGTACTATGCTATGCAAAAATGTCAGGGAAAATCAAGGTGCATTACCATTGGGTTTGGTAAGAGACATTAGGGCAAGTGATATGAAGAGGCTCATTGTAAAGTCATCCTGAGGAAGGAGCTAATGTCAGGATATGGAGTTCAGCTAGGGAAGGTAATTTTGTCCTCTTCTTCTACATAGgtagagagaagaaatatgatAAAAAGAACACATATCCAGGAAGTGACATCTTGGGGCCATGGCCTAGGAAGAAATGATACTGGATTCTTCCCTCTCCAAATCTTCCCCCACTAATTCCTCACTGATTCCTCATCTAGAACACATCTATTCTATATTTCTTATTCTATGTTAATCCTACAGCTGACTCTGACTCCTATGTCCATCACTCACCAAAAAATGGACACACTGAATTATCTTTTATCCATATTATTgtactttaatatttatattttaaccttACCTTCAATGTAATGAGTCTGTAGTTGATCTCTTAAATTCCATCATTAATTTTCCATTCTTAGGTTATCTATATAACACTCAAATGGAGTATAAATAATCTAGAAAACATAACATATCTAAAAAATCAATCATTAACTACTTTTTAGAATGATTtatgaaatattaaatgtttttaaatacatttttgcaTAAAAGTCACTATATACAATCCTATCTAGGGGATCCTCATTAAGAGGAaagggagattaagtgacattagaatatgaaagagaagaaaaatacactgatgtagTATTTGGAAGGAGCATAAAAATGAGGACATTTATTTAGGACAttatatttgaactcatttgAATCAAAACTCATTTCATTTGTGTCATAGTTATACCCTACAATTTAGGCACTTTAGGTCTTATGTCACTGTTTTCCAGTTGAGGAATTTGAGGTTCTGAGATATTAAGGTTCATGTTAATACAGGTAATATGTTAAAAtcttaatttgaactcaggttttctcttctcttctccaagtccAGTTCTTGTACCCTATGCCATGATGAATCATGAGTAGAAATACCCTTTACTTAAGATTTTTCCTTCcaatcatagaattttagcaCTTGAGGAAACCACAAAGATCAAATGATCATAGTCCTAGACTTGGAAGAGACCTTGGTGGCCATCTTGCCTCATTGCctgattttatggatgagaatACCAAAGTTCATGGAAATTGTCTGATATGATCAACATTCATATTACTAGTTAATTTTACAGACAATAAAATCAAATGTTACCAAGGAGAAAGAATTTCCTAATGTTCTACAGATCATTAGTGGTAAGGCCAGACTTTGGATGATCCTTGGATCCTAGATAAcagcttttcttcccttttacttATTACATTTCTATCATTCAACATTGTTTCAACATTAACCATTACAGCTAAATATCCATTACCTACACATTACCTACACTAATTCTTTCTAAGATGTCAAAAACAAATTTATTCCCCACCTCTTATTGTCTAGTATCAAATTATAACCATTTCCCTTTGTGACTTTCAGGCTCATTGTCTCCCAGAATAATCTGTTTGCCCAAACATTCAAATAATCACTTTAAGGATATTAAATGTTTAAGAACTGATATCAAAGATTATATTAAAGGAAAACTTAAAACTACTAAAGAGCTTTTTTaacttgtatttttttatatttagagAGGTTGAACATGTTTccaaataattatgaaaatatttacttttttttaaattatgcttctatataaaatatatctttatatttacAAACACATATATCTCCTTTGTTCTCTTTTACAATATAGACTGACTGATACCACTATTTTATACTTTCAAAAGATCTGTACTTATCCCAAACcctggcaggtcaaaaacagagaaagaaaactatagaacaatctccttaatggatatagatgcaaaactcttaaataagatactagcaaaaagactcctgcAAGTCATAACAAGACTTATTCACTATGAGTAGGAATGCAAAGATgggtcaatattaggaaaaccatctgcataattgaccacattaacaagcatcCGGAGAAAAATCACacgatcatctcaatagatgcagaaaaagcctttgataaaatacaacacccattcctattgaaaacactagaaagtataggaatagaagggcctttcctaaaaataataaacagtatatatctaaaaccatcaactaatatcatctgcaatggggataaactagaagtcttctcAATAAAATcttgagtgaaacaaggatgccattttcacctctattatttaacattgtactagaatcactagcagtatcaattagagaagaaaaaagaaattgaaggtattaaaattggcaatgaggagaccaagctatcactctttgagtatgatatgatggtctacttaaaaaatcctagagaatcaaccaaaaagctcattgaaacaatcaacaattttagcaaagttgcaggatacaaaataaactcacataagtcatcagcatttaaaTCTGCAATCCATTTcaatagcaagaattagaaagagaaattccatttaaaatcacactagacatTATTAAATGTTTAGTAATCTATCTAACGAGAAAAACATAGGAACTacataaacacaactacaaaacactttccacacaattaaaacgagatctaaacaattggaaaaatattgcttACTCATGGGtgtgatgagctaacataataaaaattacaatccaaCCGAAAtcaatttacctatttagtgccatacccatcaaactaccaaaaacattttttttactgaattagaaataaacataacaaagttcatttggaagaacaaaaagatcaaggatatacagggaaatcatgaaaaaaaatcaaatgaaggaggacttgcagccccagatctcaaactatactataaagtagtagttatcaaaacaatttggtactgactaagagaccaAAAGGAGgttcagtgaaatagacttggggtaaatgacctaagcaagacagtctatgataagcacaaagatcccaattttggtgaccaaaacccactatttgataaaaactgctaggaaaattggaagacaatatgggagagattaggtttggatcaacatctcacaccctacaaaaagataaaatcagaatgggtgaatgacctgaatataaagaaggaaactataagcaaattaggcaaacacagaatagtatacatgtcagatctttgggaaaggactttaaaacaaagcaagagctCGAAAAAATCAcaagtaaaatcaataattttgattacatcaaattaaaatctttttgtacaaaaaaaactgatgcatccaaaattagaagggaagcaacaaaatgggaaacaatcttcattacaaaaacctctgataaaggtctaattactcacatttataaagagctaagtcaatagTACAAAAAGtcaaagcattctccaattgataaatgggaaagggacatgaataggtaattttcacttaaagaaatcaaaactattaataagcacatgaaagtgtttgaaatctcttataatcagagaaatgcaaatcaaaacaactctgaggtatcatctcacacctagcagatgggctaatatgacagcaaaggaaagtaatgaatgttggttgggatgtggaaaagtagggacattaatgcattgctggtggagctatgaattgatccaaccattctggagggcaatttggaactatgtccaaaggatgctaaaagactgtctgccctttgattcagccatagcactactgagtttgtaccctaaagtggtaataaggaaaaagacatgtacaagaatattcatagctgcgctctttgtggtggcaaaaacttggaaaatgaggggatgcccttcaattggggaatggctgaataaattgtggtatatggtggtgatggaatactattgtgctcaaaggaataaaaaagtggaggaattccatggggactggaacaacctctaggaatcgatgcagagtgagaagagcagaaccaggaaaatattgtacccagagactgttacactgtggtacaaccgaatgtaatggacttctccatgaggggcaatgcaatgaccctgaacaacttggaaaaatttatgagaaaaaacacaatcctcatccagaggaaacactgtgggaatagaaacacagaaagaaaaacaactgcttgaataaattgatcaaagggatatggttggggatgtagactctaaataaatatcctagtgcaaataacaacatggaaataggttctgattaaggacacaaataatacccaatgaaattgcacattagctgcaggagggtagggagggaaataatgtgaataatataaacaagcaataatgttccaaattgactaaattaattcaaatgggaaaaaagaataagcagAAGTAAATCCTTAagtccttattcctttcccttccaaatcaataaagttgatttttatgaaaataaaaaaaaacttaattcgAAGTTGAAGTTTTCTAGGTATTACATCACTCCACTGAAACctgtaaaaattatttccattcatCATTTGAACATATATGGCAGGCATCTTCAAAAAAATAATGGTTTATTATTCAATACATTCTTGATAAGAGAAAAttacttctaactctaaattcatGTGAtcctatattttttattctttgatgaTATGAcaacataatatttatattttaatgaaatatttactCTTGAATATTACAATTAAgagtttaatgatttttaaataatgagaGTCAATAGTCCTGGAGATAAATCcacattgttatttatttttgtgtttgttttgcaaacaatgtcagaaaaataataagattttTGCCACCAGATTAAAAAAAGGACTGAATTTCCTTAACAGATAGGACTTAAGAGGTCTCATAATCCTTAAATACAAGAAGCACTGAGGATTCAATTCTGAGAAAGTGCTTATTGATTAGAGAGTAAATATGTCTTGTTCCTtatgattcatttaaaaatattttgttgttttcaaTTATAGAAcattcagttattttattttttctcatttgccCAAGACTCTGAAAACTGAAAACAAGAAATATATTATGCAATATATTTCACAAGTCCAGTTAACCAAACATTTGCTTGATAATTGCATATCAAAAATGAATCTAATATTCAGCCTAAAATCATTTTTCTCTATCATATAATGTAGTTTTCCCTTTTCTAGTGCTCTGATATCTTGTTTGTTCATACAGATAAGTGTTATTTATCTCTcacaatttattttataaagttatcATTTAAATTATTCTCCTTATTGTGTACACTTCAGTATGATTTGATTCATATGAATCATTTCCTATCTCTTTGAAAAAAACACCCCATTCACTTTGTATTCCTCAGGCACaagttattcagttatttcccaGGCAATTGGCATTGTCTTGGCTCTAATTTTTAATACTAAAATTGGCTAATATTAGGATTGTTGTACATATAgtctctttatatttttcatttattccataGTGGCATGGGTGTTGCAGTGATAGAATAGAAACAAAACTCATATACCATTTATAAAATGTGTGTAATtcaaaatttctttccagaatcatTGAAATCATTAATATCTCCACTAGCCCAGATTGCATCAATAAATCTGTTATCATCTTCACACCTCGGTGACAATTTATTGAATTTGTGGAATGGTTTAAAGGATTTGTTTGACATAAGAATCCAAGTGACCAAAGTCACTAAAGATTTGATATGGTACCGCAATGACGATGAAGGTTTTTCAAAGGTATTACTATGAGGTTAATGAATACTATTTATATAAGCATTAAAGTGTAACCAGAAATTACcttattttagttttaaatgaACTAACTGACTATGGGTATATTAACGTTGTGGGGGATGTTTTGGTTATTATTGTTCCTTCAATGTGGATGACAGCAAAGAGATTTCATTGGAAATTTTTGAATTGGCTGAAACAGTTAGAAACATTAATATTATGCAGAGTCCTACTTTCTCTGTCTTTGCTGagatttttacctttaaaaatattcacGTTAGTAGACTTGCAAGGcctcaaaatatattaaaaccttatatacaaatatttatatgctCCATCAAAATCACTTATGCCCAGCCTTACTGAATCTAAGTCTCCTTTAAATTCTCTATAATGTAGccatatttttatttactaattTTCTTTCATCAGCTTTCTTTTTCCAGTGtgcataatttttttctatacaGTTATCTCATATTGGTTTATTGACATCATTCCATCTTTGAAGACAAAGAACATATATTAATTTATCCATAAATCCCTTATTTTTACAATACCAAACTTTATACACTTTTCCTGATGCTTTTTTGTCATATGAACTTTATTATGAACCtacctttattttttctcatttgagtttgcaaattagatatatatttatcttctccatttcttgagggtaaaaaaatattttttcattcttccttccatccttctttaactaacaaagcaatttatatttgAAATGAAAGCTGGATTTTGAATAATGTTATACaactattttattcatatttgttttaaaatcaaataatttttactttgaaTGTAATTAACTTAAAAGTAACGTTAATAAGTATTAAAGTATGATGAATACAAATTTCATAATTCAATGCCATAATAAATTTGTGTGAAGTTGAATTCATGAATTCCAAATGAAATTGCAATTTTTGATATATAGTGGTTCATAATCAATTGGAAAACTTTTAGCCCTAAACACCACTCTTTCCCTTCTATAAAGCTTTTTCCCTACATCCTCCATCAACAATTAGTAAAGATAAGATAAATTGAAATTTCCTTTAAGATATTCCACCAATTTGAGAAAACACATTGGGAATAAAATCTAAATATATCTCCAATTGCACTTTCCACCTTTGAGGCAATGTATAATTCAAGGAGGAGAAGACTAATGAGTTTTCCCTTCAGATTAATTAGGCAAGAGTTTACACAATAGCATAGAGATAATTCAGAGGTTTCTGAGCTATAAATTCCAAAtgtcattaaattttaaaaaatgactcccTCCTCTTGAGCCAATTATACAAGGTATGTGGATATTCTTTGGACAGGTATGTTTATGAAGTCTTAAAGGGATGCATTTGCAGGACAAGGTGAACGGTACTAGAAGACACACAAGAGTTTTGAGACTTCCAGAGATGTATGACTAATTTTGCTTTCCTTAAAGCTTTGTAACTGTGATGGCAGAATGTAGTACCAAATATCAGAGATAGTGTTTATCTCCTTAGGATGAGAATTCACCTTCTCagaatgagaaattaatataattcttaGATATTGCTCTTTAAGATGGGTATCACTGAGGCATTTTCTCTTTTAGACATAATGAATATTAAAGTTTTGCTTACATCAAAAAGTAGTTGAAAAACTTCTAAAAGTTTGTTACAAGTGTTAAGTTGGGTCATATGTCACATTTTcctgctgagatttaaaaaataataaaagcattaCTTTTCCACTTTCTCTAGctcttctttttatatcattCACATTCCTGTTCCATGTCTCAACACATAAGTGAGagtgtgcatgtatgtgtctgtatatatgcacatacacacatacatgattTCCTCTCCCATCACATTCGACATACCTATGTCATGAACATAGATAACCACAAGTACTAAAATTGACACCAATTAACAAACTGTTAATCTTTTAAATAACTGATGAAATTTCTAATACTTGACAGGGTGCtgaatcataaaaatatcattaaaactATTGAAAGGCTTTCAGGACTAATGTAAGATCTCTTCTATGTGTAcctgaaagaaaataaacttatgattttcatgaaaaaagaagaaagaagaaaaaaaattgcaagtAGGATTTTTGAAGTGCTCATTTTTCATGTTTAGAGACTGGAGTCTTTATGTTTCATAAAGAGGGGATTTTTCAAAGAAGTAACTACTGGCATCAATGGAAACCAGGACTTGTTTCAATTTTTTACCTAAGGGAGATGTCTAGATCTTGTGAGTGGGTTCAAGATAACACAACTCTTATGAAACAATGGTAAAACTTAAACCAGGTTTATCTAAGTCTGAGATCAGAAATATATTTATCTACCTACCCACCAACCTACCTACCAacatatctattcatctatcatacaatctatctatcaatctaattatctatctatctatcgatctatcttgAAATCAAGgcctctttatatatatatttatatatatatttagtattggcattttataaatatttgttaatttaatGGACAACTACACTATAATAAAATTTGCAAcacatttaaaattagttttcttttgaTCCTCGTTACAAAcatcatataaaaattatttttagctgagaaaactgaggtttagaagTATTCCTTTCATTTCCCTTAGTCATACAGACACTGTGTGGCAGAAGGAAGATTAAGGCTCTAAGGGTAGTCTCTGCACATTCTGAGGCATTACCTAAGACCCTTTATATATcaagaataaaagaatttcttGTTTAATTGAACTGATACTGAGATTTATTGATAAATTTCACAAAGCTTcacaagaataatattttaaactcACATATAATTTTTGAAGATTTATATGTCCATCCCTAAAGCCCTATGATCCCAACTTCCATTTTGTTTGAGTATAATTTTTTCCAggtacctctctctctctctctctctctctctctctctctctctctctctctctctctctctctctctctctgtctttccttttctctttctctcattttgaatgtctcatcttttttttctttcacagagGAGAACTTGAAATACTACTGAACTTCtgctaatgatttttttaaaagccatcaatcattatatatatacaaagcagTTTTATGCCTTTGGTTCCCTCTTCTCTGTTTTGCATTATCTCATTTCTATAGGATGAAGTTTGATGTCTTTTTTGTCATTAATGACTAATGGAGAGGAAGTATCTgtcatcactttacagatgagtaagaatccagaaatattttattattattgttacaaaAGAGTGAAAATCAGTTTACTTTACCTACCTATTTCCTATTCACAGAAAGACAGGAAAGAACAAAGCAGAGGTAATGGACAAGAATTATTCCACTCCAACTGAATTTGTCCTCCTGGGAATTACCAATGATCCTGAATTAAATGTGGCCTTCTTTGTTCTTTTACTTATCATTTATTTGGttattcttataacaaatattgGGATGATCATATTAATATGGGTAGACCCTCAACTCCATTTGCCTATGTATTTCTTCCTCAGCCACATGTCCTTCTGTGACCTTTGCTACTCTACAGCTATTTGCCCCAAGATGCTGGTAGACTTCTTTGCTGAGGATAAATCCATTCCCTTCATTGGTTGTGCTCTgcaattctatttcttttgtacaTTTACAGATTCTGAGTGCCTACTGTTAGCAGTAATGGCCTTTGATCGCTATATGGCAATAAGTAACCCTTTGCTTTATACAGTAAACATGTCTAGCCGGGTTTGCTACTTGTTGATTGCTGGTGTCTACATGGTAGGGATGATGGATGCCCTGCTACATACAACTTTAACCTTCACACTGAATTTCTGCAGGTCCAATGAGATCAATCATTTTTTCTGTGATATtcctcctcttttgttaatctcttGTTCTGATACCCATGTCAATGAGCTAGTGATCTTCACTTTCGATGGTTTTATTGAAATGGTCACTGTTTCAGCAGTCCTCATTTCTTATTGTTATATAATCCTCTCTGTGTTGAAAATCCACTCCACTGAGGGCAGATGGAAAACATTTTCTACCTGTACTTCTCATTTAGCTGTTGTCACAATTTTCCAGGGAACTATTCTTTTTATGTATTTCAGACCAAGTTCTACTTATTCATTAGACCAAGACAAAATAACTTCATTGTTTTACACTACTGTCATTCCCATGTTGAACCCTCTTATTTATAGTTTAAGAAACAAAGATGTGAAAGGGGCCctggaaaaagtgaaaaataaaatatttccttaatgTATGTTGCTATTATCCCAGAGAGCTGGGGATTTTACTGGGACACTGAGAATCTGAAGTGTAAATACATTTCCTCAGAGGTAATCCACTTGAGCCCCTTTAAGTATCATTGAAATGGcaatattattaaatatgtatttaa
This DNA window, taken from Monodelphis domestica isolate mMonDom1 chromosome 6, mMonDom1.pri, whole genome shotgun sequence, encodes the following:
- the LOC100021339 gene encoding olfactory receptor 5W2-like gives rise to the protein MDKNYSTPTEFVLLGITNDPELNVAFFVLLLIIYLVILITNIGMIILIWVDPQLHLPMYFFLSHMSFCDLCYSTAICPKMLVDFFAEDKSIPFIGCALQFYFFCTFTDSECLLLAVMAFDRYMAISNPLLYTVNMSSRVCYLLIAGVYMVGMMDALLHTTLTFTLNFCRSNEINHFFCDIPPLLLISCSDTHVNELVIFTFDGFIEMVTVSAVLISYCYIILSVLKIHSTEGRWKTFSTCTSHLAVVTIFQGTILFMYFRPSSTYSLDQDKITSLFYTTVIPMLNPLIYSLRNKDVKGALEKVKNKILLMSVELKGKSMCKGKDIGNI